The following nucleotide sequence is from Bacteroidota bacterium.
TGTCCATTGACCAGTTGCCCCCAGGGAAAAGCACAGTGCAAGAAAGGACAGGAAATAAGTTGTAAATGTTTTCATACTTAATGGATTGATTTTAATGGTTATTAATGGAAATTAGAATATTTTTGCCACATCAGGCATAACAGCTCCAATTTGCAGTTCAATGTACTTTGCCACTCAGGAACTAAGGCCACTGTTGTATACTAAGGATTTGTCTTTATATATGCTTCTTAGTGCCTTAAGTGCCTTAGTTGTTTTATTTTTTTATAAACTTGCTAATCAATATTTTATCTTTCATCTGAATTTTAAAGAGATAGGCCCCTGCTGGCAGTTGACCCACATCGACCTGAACCTTCCCGGAAGCCGTATTACCTTCACATAATATTCCTGTACTTTTTCCCAAAAGATCAAGAATTTCGATTTTGTAGCATGAATAATGAGGAATGCCGAAGCGGCAATGGATTATATCTGTCACCGGATTCGGGTAGATATAAATATCATCCGGTTTGTTTGGATGGTTATTCTCAATCCCACTGCTCGATGAGTATATCAAAATAATGCTCCATGCCTGCAATGATCCTGTGTTTCCGGCAACACCATCATAGATGCTCAAAGTCCATGTTCCTTCAGGATCTGTTCCCGTAAAAAGCGATAATGGGTTTTCCGGTTTGTATATACCAGCGAAGGGTGCAGTTCCTTTGGAGATTGAATCTAACGCATTATCGGTAAGCTTTGTCCCAATAAAATTATCCCCGTCTCCTCCGGCATGGTAAATAATTACCTCACTTATACCTTTGTGTGTCAATGTGAATTCCAGGTCACTGTCAGATGAATGCAGTACGGAATCTATTACTACTTCCACACCGATCAATGCTTGTGTTTTATACCCAAACTTGTTTAACTCAACAAGCAGGTCATCTTCGGTGGTTTGAAAATCTTCTATTGCTTTATTCAGATCAGAGCGATTATATTCAATAGTTTCGCTTCCGGCTGGCAGGTAATAGAATGTGCTTTTATCCTGATTCAGCCAATACGCCTCGCCCTTATAATCAAACCATGTCTGCGACAGCATTTTAACCTGGTTGTTTTTATTATCAAAAGTATAAAGATACCTATGCTCATCAAACCAGCCGGAACCGTCCCAGGTTTGAGTCAACGACATGATCATGTTGTTATTCTGATCAAATGTGGATAAGTATCTTACCGCATTTACCCA
It contains:
- a CDS encoding T9SS type A sorting domain-containing protein, which encodes MKKILQSLLFLMVISITAISQNRITPGSTTIREPQHGIKSKAGFSTELILENPGTTTFKMLCNNDYLLMEQVDEDWDQNESIWEIEYKFTYTYDISNNNLIEELKEWYYSTNNVVNFSKRVYIYNGDNILVEDVLLAWDTSYWENNYKRTYFYDANNNLVEERHFTWSMQSEWRNLKKFINAYDINNNLIQTTNTYWNGSTWVNDEKHTYLNDGNNNLIESVRQDWDGSDWVNYWKLTYLYDENNNPVEIWRKSWNGSEWVNAVRYLSTFDQNNNMIMSLTQTWDGSGWFDEHRYLYTFDNKNNQVKMLSQTWFDYKGEAYWLNQDKSTFYYLPAGSETIEYNRSDLNKAIEDFQTTEDDLLVELNKFGYKTQALIGVEVVIDSVLHSSDSDLEFTLTHKGISEVIIYHAGGDGDNFIGTKLTDNALDSISKGTAPFAGIYKPENPLSLFTGTDPEGTWTLSIYDGVAGNTGSLQAWSIILIYSSSSGIENNHPNKPDDIYIYPNPVTDIIHCRFGIPHYSCYKIEILDLLGKSTGILCEGNTASGKVQVDVGQLPAGAYLFKIQMKDKILISKFIKK